From a single Ailuropoda melanoleuca isolate Jingjing chromosome 12, ASM200744v2, whole genome shotgun sequence genomic region:
- the ALKBH2 gene encoding DNA oxidative demethylase ALKBH2, which produces MDRFLVKGALGGLLGKREQEASGEGAAGLRGDKESSRKRPRTDTQGNAGHLAGPSWRHIRAEGLSCDYTVLFGKAEADKILQELEQEVEYFTGALARVQVFGRWHSVPRKQATYGNEGLTYTFSGLTLSPKPWIPVLEHVRDRVSVVTGETFNFVLVNRYKDGCDHIGEHRDDERELAPGSPIASVSFGACRDFFFRHKDSRGKKPTRKVEVVRLQLAHGSLLMMNHPTNTHWYHSLPVRKKILAPRVNLTFRKILPNKK; this is translated from the exons ATGGACAGGTTCCTGGTGAAGGGGGCTTTAGGGGGCCTTTTGggaaagagggagcaggaggcGAGCGGAGAAGGTGCAGCAGGGCTGAGAGGAGACAAGGAGAGCAGCAGGAAAAGGCCCAGGACGGACACCCAGGGGAATGCAGGCCACCTGGCCGGCCCCAGCTGGCGGCACATCCGAGCGGAGGGCCTGAGCTGTGATTACACAGTCCTGTTTGGCAAAGCGGAAGCAGACAAGATTCTCCAGGAGCTGGAGCAGGAAGTGGAgtattttacag GTGCGCTGGCCAGGGTCCAGGTGTTTGGGAGGTGGCACAGTGTGCCCAGGAAGCAAGCGACCTATGGCAACGAGGGGCTGACCTACACATTCTCGGGCCTCACTCTGTCTCCAAAGCCCTGGATCCCAGTTCTGGAGCATGTCCGGGATCGTGTCTCTGTGGTGACGGGAGAGACCTTCAACTTTGTGCTTGTCAACAG GTATAAAGATGGCTGTGACCACATCGGAGAGCACCGAGATGATGAACGAGAACTGGCTCCCGGAAGCCCCATAGCCTCCGTCTCCTTCGGGGCCTGCAGAGACTTCTTCTTCCGGCATAAGGATTCTCGGGGGAAGAAGCCCACCCGGAAGGTGGAGGTGGTCAGGCTTCAGCTGGCCCACGGAAGTTTGCTTATGATGAACCACCCGACCAACACTCACTGGTACCACAGTCTTCCCGTACGAAAGAAGATTCTGGCTCCACGGGTCAATCTGACATTTCGCAAAATTCTGcccaataaaaagtaa
- the UNG gene encoding uracil-DNA glycosylase, whose translation MIGQKTLYSFFSPCPAGKRRARSPEPAHPGTGVAAVAEESGNAAVRSGGDRAPGTRDGEEGDGPRSAEGLQGRASDLASPPKKARAVQEDPGTPPSSPLSPEQLVRIQRNKAAALLRLAARNVPVGFGESWKKPLSAEFGKPYFIKLMGFVAEERKHHTVYPPPHQVFTWTQMCDIRQVKVVILGQDPYHGPNQAHGLCFSVQRPVPPPPSLENIYKELSTDIDGFVHPGHGDLSGWAKQGVLLLNAVLTVRAHQANSHKERGWEQFTDAVVSWLNQNSSGLVFLLWGSYAQKKGSAIDRKRHHVLQTAHPSPLSVYRGFFGCRHFSKTNELLRKSGKEPINWKDL comes from the exons ATGATCGGCCAGAAGACCCTCTACTCCTTCTTCTCCCCGTGCCCCGCCGGGAAGCGACGTGCCCGCAGTCCCGAGCCGGCCCACCCGGGGACCGGCGTGGCGGCGGTAGCTGAGGAGAGCGGGAATGCGGCTGTGAGGAGCGGCGGGGACCGGGCACCAGGGACAAGGGACGGGGAGGAAGGCGACGGGCCCCGCTCGGCCGAAGGGTTGCAGGGACGCGCCAGCGACTTG GCCAGTCCTCCCAAGAAGGCCCGGGCCGTGCAGGAGGACCCCGGCACGCCGCCCTCCTCGCCGCTGAGTCCCGAGCAGCTGGTCCGCATCCAGAGGAACAAGGCCGCCGCCCTGCTCAGACTCGCCGCGCGCAACGTGCCGGTGGGTTTCGGTGAGAGTTGGAAGAAGCCGCTCAGCGCAGAGTTCGGGAAGCCGTATTTCATCAAG CTAATGGGATTTGTCgcggaagaaagaaaacatcacacTGTTTATCCACCCCCGCACCAAGTCTTCACGTGGACCCAAATGTGTGACATAAGACAA GTGAAGGTTGTCATCCTGGGCCAGGATCCCTATCATGGACCCAACCAAGCCCATGGGCTCTGCTTTAGTGTTCAAAGACCCGTTCCACCGCCACCCAG tttggaaaacatttataaagagCTGTCTACAGACATCGATGGTTTCGTTCATCCTGGTCACGGAGATTTATCCGGCTGGGCCAAGCAAG GTGTTCTCCTACTCAACGCTGTCCTCACGGTCCGGGCACATCAGGCTAATTCTCATAAGGAGAGGGGATGGGAGCAGTTTACTGATGCGGTTGTGTCCTGGCTAAATCAGAACTCCAGTGGCCTTGTCTTCTTGCTCTGGGGCTCTTACGCTCAGAAGAAAGGCAGTGCCATCGACAGG aaACGCCACCACGTGCTGCAGACCGCACACCCCTCCCCGTTGTCGGTGTACAGAGGGTTCTTTGGAtgtagacatttctctaaaaccAATGAGCTGCTGCGGAAGTCTGGCAAGGAGCCCATCAACTGGAAGGATCTGTGA